Proteins found in one Herbiconiux sp. A18JL235 genomic segment:
- a CDS encoding iron-containing alcohol dehydrogenase — protein sequence MPERQATTPHLAPTGTLRLPSRIHVGYGVRDQVPALLAEHGSRVFAVVDPFLADSPEFVRLVTRARAAGLTVTVHSEVSPELPVDSLTASGAAAVGDAPDVVLAYGGGSSLDAAKLIALLVTHGGTLADYYGENRVPGPVLPVVAVPTTAGTGSEVTPVAVVSDPQREMKLGISSPHLVPAAAVVDPELTLGAPPSVTAYAGIDALVHALESYTAAPLPLDWSGGLPVFTGSNLFADQLALEAVRRIAPYLARAVADGSDREAREQVAYGSLLAGMSFGPTGTHLSHALQYPIGALTKTPHGLGTGLMIPYVLQACVPAVPERLAELDLALGGRADDTWVAAQDAVDRVAELCRTIGIPANLAEIGITHDQLPHIAELAQGSARLLAISPVGSEPGTLLTILEAAHAGDRSLIAASARPGRGKGNLS from the coding sequence GTGCCTGAGCGACAGGCCACGACGCCCCACCTCGCCCCGACGGGCACGCTGCGGCTGCCCTCGCGCATCCACGTGGGATACGGGGTGCGCGACCAGGTTCCGGCCCTGCTCGCCGAGCACGGCTCGCGGGTGTTCGCCGTGGTCGATCCCTTCCTGGCCGATTCCCCGGAGTTCGTGCGACTCGTCACGCGGGCCCGCGCAGCAGGACTCACGGTGACGGTGCACAGCGAGGTGTCGCCGGAGCTCCCGGTCGACTCGCTCACCGCATCCGGAGCCGCCGCTGTCGGCGATGCCCCCGACGTCGTGCTCGCCTACGGCGGAGGCAGCTCGCTCGACGCGGCGAAGCTCATCGCGCTGCTCGTGACGCACGGCGGCACGCTCGCCGACTACTACGGCGAGAACCGCGTGCCCGGGCCGGTGCTGCCCGTCGTGGCGGTGCCCACGACGGCGGGCACGGGCTCGGAGGTCACTCCCGTGGCCGTCGTCTCCGACCCGCAACGCGAGATGAAGCTCGGCATCTCGAGCCCGCACCTCGTTCCGGCCGCAGCCGTTGTCGACCCGGAGCTCACCCTCGGCGCACCTCCCTCGGTCACCGCGTATGCCGGCATCGACGCACTCGTGCACGCCCTGGAGTCGTACACCGCCGCACCTCTTCCCCTCGATTGGAGTGGAGGACTCCCCGTCTTCACGGGCAGCAACCTCTTCGCCGACCAGCTCGCGCTCGAGGCGGTGCGCCGGATCGCACCGTACCTCGCGCGAGCCGTCGCCGACGGCTCCGACCGGGAGGCGCGGGAGCAGGTCGCGTACGGCAGCCTGCTGGCGGGGATGTCGTTCGGGCCCACCGGAACGCACCTCTCGCACGCGCTGCAGTACCCCATCGGCGCGCTCACCAAGACGCCGCACGGTCTCGGCACCGGGCTCATGATCCCCTACGTGCTGCAGGCCTGCGTGCCCGCCGTTCCCGAGCGCCTCGCCGAGCTCGACCTTGCGCTCGGCGGTCGCGCCGACGACACCTGGGTCGCCGCGCAAGACGCCGTCGACCGGGTCGCCGAGCTCTGCCGCACCATCGGGATCCCGGCGAACCTGGCCGAGATCGGCATCACACACGACCAGTTGCCGCACATCGCCGAGCTCGCGCAGGGTTCGGCGAGGCTCCTCGCCATCTCGCCGGTCGGCTCGGAGCCCGGCACCCTCCTCACCATCCTCGAGGCCGCCCACGCCGGCGACCGCAGTCTCATCGCAGCCTCGGCCAGGCCGGGCCGCGGAAAGGGAAATCTCTCGTGA
- a CDS encoding metallophosphoesterase: MNSLARATAGTLGAVAVAGAACVAYGTFIERKQYTLRTASIPVLPKGAPDIRVLHLSDLHMAPWQTDKQQWVRDLAALDPHLVVDTGDNLGHRDGLTGLRAALDVFAGVPGVYVNGSNDYWGPSFKNPLRYFMGPSKHAHAAERLDTDALEHYLDSLGWKSLNNAAATTEVEGTIIDFFGVNDPHRGYDRLDRIPGALDELREDDDRGPRLLMGVAHAPYQYVLNSFVTHGAEVVFAGHTHGGQVCIPGYGAIVTNCDIPRRQVKGLSLWRHGFHSAYLNVSAGLGTSIYSPFRFACKPEATLLTLTAKG; encoded by the coding sequence GTGAACTCTCTCGCGCGGGCCACCGCGGGCACCCTCGGGGCCGTCGCGGTGGCCGGCGCCGCCTGTGTCGCGTACGGGACGTTCATCGAACGCAAGCAGTACACCCTGCGCACGGCGAGCATCCCTGTGCTGCCGAAAGGCGCCCCCGACATCAGGGTGCTGCACCTCTCCGACCTGCACATGGCGCCGTGGCAGACCGACAAGCAGCAGTGGGTGCGCGATCTCGCGGCACTCGACCCGCATCTCGTCGTCGACACCGGCGACAACCTGGGCCACCGCGACGGACTCACCGGCCTGCGCGCCGCGCTCGACGTCTTCGCGGGCGTGCCCGGCGTCTATGTGAACGGGTCGAACGACTACTGGGGTCCGTCGTTCAAGAACCCCCTGCGCTATTTCATGGGCCCGTCGAAGCACGCCCACGCGGCCGAGCGCCTCGACACGGATGCTCTTGAGCACTACCTCGATTCGCTCGGCTGGAAGAGCCTCAACAACGCCGCGGCCACCACCGAGGTGGAGGGCACCATCATCGACTTCTTCGGGGTGAACGACCCGCACCGCGGCTACGACCGCCTCGACCGGATCCCCGGAGCCCTCGATGAGCTGCGCGAAGACGACGACCGCGGCCCGCGTCTTCTGATGGGGGTGGCCCACGCGCCCTACCAGTACGTGCTGAACTCCTTCGTCACCCACGGCGCCGAGGTGGTGTTCGCCGGGCACACGCACGGCGGGCAGGTCTGCATTCCGGGCTACGGCGCGATCGTCACCAACTGCGACATCCCGCGCCGCCAGGTGAAGGGTCTGAGCCTGTGGCGGCACGGCTTCCACAGCGCCTACCTCAACGTCTCGGCCGGTCTCGGCACGTCGATCTACTCGCCGTTCCGCTTCGCCTGCAAACCCGAGGCGACCCTCCTCACCCTCACCGCCAAGGGTTGA
- a CDS encoding NAD-dependent succinate-semialdehyde dehydrogenase, which translates to MTVTTASTSTAEAGASGKPCASVPLVAELFIDGEWRQGREGRTFPVVDPSDGSTIADFAVATPDDCLAAIDAAAAAQDGWAATPPRRRSELLRAAYEVLTEEVELFAEIMIRENGKSYADAIGEANYAKEFFRWFAEEAVRIPGEYRLSPAGDKRIVVDRQPIGVSLLITPWNFPAAMATRKLAPALAAGCTVILKPARETPLTAAYVVDVLRRVGVPAGVVNLVTPVNTGPVVAEMLAHPAVRKLSFTGSTEVGRELLHACADTVVSASMELGGNAPVIVLPGADLDLTVRESLFAKMRNGGSACTAANRFYVHSSLHDAFVERMRSALAEVRTGPGLDRSNELGALVSVKERDKVAALVDVAVSEGASVVQGGSSSEEGAFYDATLLTGVRHGSTITGQEIFGPVTAVVRYDDVDQAVDMANDTEFGLMAYVFGEEREAIAVARRLEAGMVAVNRGVVSDPAAPFGGVKQSGLGREGSSEGILEFLEEKYIALTA; encoded by the coding sequence GTGACCGTCACCACCGCATCCACTTCGACCGCCGAGGCGGGCGCGTCCGGGAAGCCCTGCGCATCCGTCCCCCTCGTCGCCGAGCTCTTCATCGACGGCGAGTGGCGGCAAGGGAGGGAGGGCCGCACCTTCCCCGTCGTCGACCCGAGCGACGGCAGCACGATCGCCGACTTCGCCGTCGCCACCCCCGACGACTGCCTCGCCGCGATCGACGCCGCCGCAGCTGCCCAGGACGGGTGGGCGGCGACCCCGCCCCGGCGCCGGAGCGAGCTGCTCCGCGCTGCCTACGAGGTGCTCACCGAGGAGGTGGAGCTGTTCGCCGAGATCATGATCAGGGAGAACGGCAAGTCGTACGCCGATGCGATCGGCGAGGCGAACTACGCCAAGGAGTTCTTCCGTTGGTTCGCCGAGGAGGCCGTGCGCATCCCAGGCGAGTACCGGCTGTCGCCCGCGGGCGACAAGCGCATCGTCGTCGACCGGCAGCCCATCGGGGTGTCGCTGCTCATCACGCCCTGGAACTTTCCGGCGGCGATGGCCACGCGCAAGCTCGCGCCGGCGCTCGCGGCAGGGTGCACGGTCATCCTGAAGCCCGCACGCGAGACACCCCTCACCGCGGCCTACGTCGTCGACGTTCTGCGTCGGGTGGGTGTGCCTGCCGGGGTCGTGAACCTCGTCACCCCGGTGAACACGGGGCCCGTGGTCGCCGAGATGCTGGCCCACCCCGCCGTGCGCAAGCTCTCCTTCACCGGGTCGACCGAGGTGGGGCGCGAACTGCTCCACGCCTGCGCCGACACCGTCGTGAGCGCGTCGATGGAGCTCGGCGGCAACGCGCCCGTCATCGTGCTGCCGGGAGCCGACCTCGATCTCACCGTGCGCGAGTCGCTGTTCGCGAAGATGCGCAACGGCGGCTCCGCCTGCACCGCGGCGAACCGCTTCTACGTGCACTCGAGCCTCCACGACGCCTTCGTCGAACGGATGCGCTCAGCGCTCGCCGAGGTGCGCACAGGCCCCGGGCTCGACCGCAGCAACGAACTCGGAGCGCTGGTGTCGGTGAAGGAGCGCGACAAGGTCGCAGCGCTCGTCGACGTCGCCGTGAGCGAGGGCGCCAGCGTGGTGCAGGGTGGGAGCAGCTCGGAGGAGGGGGCTTTCTACGACGCGACGCTTCTCACGGGCGTGCGGCACGGCTCCACGATCACGGGGCAGGAGATCTTCGGCCCTGTCACCGCCGTCGTGCGCTATGACGACGTCGACCAGGCGGTCGACATGGCGAACGACACCGAGTTCGGGCTGATGGCCTATGTGTTCGGCGAAGAGCGGGAGGCGATCGCCGTGGCGCGCCGGCTCGAGGCCGGCATGGTCGCGGTGAATCGCGGCGTCGTGAGCGACCCGGCGGCCCCGTTCGGCGGCGTGAAGCAGAGCGGACTGGGCAGGGAGGGGTCGAGCGAAGGCATCCTCGAGTTCCTCGAGGAGAAGTACATCGCCCTCACCGCCTGA
- a CDS encoding Rv2578c family radical SAM protein: protein MRWATQTLTAEDTSTLPGLAAVSGLVRSVQTPEFAGITFHEVLAKSALNHVPGTSKAMPFAWTINPYRGCSHACVYCFARPTHEYLEFDGGADFDQQIVVKVNVAEVLRKELSKPSWQRNPVALGTNTDPYQRAEGRYALMPSIIEALAHSGTPFTVLTKGSLMRRDLDFIEQAAAVVPVGLAMSIAVYDDELQQSIEPGTPTAKARLATVAAARERGLPCQVFMMPILPLLTDGIDQLDHALGLVAASGADSVVYSTLYLKPGVKQWFLAWLGREHPELLPAYSRLYGTSVYAPAEYRSWLGERMRPLLRKHRLAEGRESSIGGLLPPGRADKPGLPTFGPVGDSQPMLF, encoded by the coding sequence ATGAGATGGGCGACACAGACACTCACGGCCGAAGACACGTCGACGCTGCCCGGCCTCGCCGCCGTGAGCGGGCTGGTGCGGTCGGTGCAGACGCCGGAGTTCGCGGGCATCACCTTTCACGAGGTGCTCGCCAAGAGCGCGCTCAACCACGTGCCGGGCACATCGAAGGCGATGCCCTTCGCGTGGACTATCAACCCCTATCGCGGATGCTCGCACGCCTGCGTCTACTGCTTCGCCCGCCCCACCCACGAGTACCTCGAGTTCGACGGCGGGGCCGACTTCGATCAGCAGATCGTGGTGAAGGTGAACGTGGCCGAAGTGCTGCGCAAAGAGCTGTCGAAGCCGTCGTGGCAGCGGAACCCGGTTGCGCTCGGCACCAACACCGATCCGTACCAGCGGGCGGAGGGGCGCTACGCGCTCATGCCCTCGATCATCGAGGCGCTCGCCCACTCGGGCACGCCCTTCACTGTGCTCACGAAGGGGTCGCTGATGCGCCGCGACCTCGACTTCATCGAGCAGGCCGCAGCCGTCGTACCGGTGGGGCTCGCCATGTCGATCGCCGTCTACGACGACGAGCTGCAGCAGTCGATCGAGCCGGGCACGCCGACCGCCAAGGCGCGTCTCGCCACGGTGGCGGCGGCGCGCGAGCGGGGGCTCCCGTGCCAGGTGTTCATGATGCCGATCCTTCCGCTGCTCACCGACGGCATCGATCAGCTCGACCACGCCCTGGGGCTCGTCGCCGCCTCGGGCGCCGACAGCGTGGTGTACTCGACCCTGTACCTGAAGCCCGGAGTGAAGCAGTGGTTCCTCGCCTGGCTCGGCCGCGAGCACCCCGAACTGCTGCCGGCGTACTCGCGTCTGTACGGCACATCGGTGTACGCGCCGGCGGAGTACCGCTCGTGGCTCGGCGAGCGGATGCGGCCGTTGCTGCGCAAGCATCGGCTGGCCGAGGGGCGGGAGTCGTCGATCGGCGGCCTCCTGCCGCCCGGTCGCGCCGACAAACCGGGCCTGCCCACGTTCGGCCCGGTGGGCGACTCGCAGCCGATGCTGTTCTGA
- a CDS encoding MFS transporter — MSAPTVPSAGIDAGRSPARGGLVLTALILASGVANLNLSVANVALPSIGKTFDASQTALNLVAVGFSLGLAGSVLYLGAVGDRYGRKRMLVLGLALSIPAALLAAFAPSIEVLFAARAVGGVAAGMAYPTTLALIAALWSGRKRIAAIALWSGLGGAISALGPLASGFLLSVFDWHSVFLMTPPLAALTLVLVVVVVPAKVNEGTEPVDNLGGVLSVLLVASLVLAINFAAVPGAQLFSIVLGSVAVLAGVGFVLRQRRAPNPLYDLRVAGRRTFWVAAVAGTVVFGSLMGAMYVGQLFLQNVLGYSALEAGASILPAAVTMTLASPVSSRLVPRLGSRLVLLAGFACCLLAFVVMYLFWDVGAGYLPVTVGYAFIGLGVGLAGPPASRSLTDSVPVLKAGMASGTSDLQRDLGGSVMQSVLGAILTAGYASAIASSIAAAPAAVRSEISGSIQTQLLKSFDGAIAIAAQYPQYSDGIVKAARESFLSGADWAYLTGMAFMVVGAAVAVLFYPGRDREHALLREYADDDA, encoded by the coding sequence ATGAGCGCGCCGACCGTGCCCTCCGCGGGCATCGATGCGGGTCGCTCCCCAGCTCGAGGAGGCCTCGTGCTCACGGCGCTCATCCTCGCCTCGGGCGTCGCCAACCTCAACCTCTCCGTGGCGAACGTCGCACTGCCCTCGATCGGCAAGACGTTCGACGCCTCGCAGACCGCGCTCAACCTCGTCGCGGTCGGCTTCTCACTCGGGCTCGCCGGCTCGGTGCTCTACCTCGGCGCGGTGGGCGACCGATACGGTCGCAAACGGATGCTCGTGCTGGGTCTGGCACTGAGCATCCCGGCCGCCCTGCTCGCCGCCTTCGCCCCCTCGATCGAGGTGCTCTTCGCCGCACGCGCGGTGGGGGGCGTCGCCGCAGGCATGGCCTACCCCACAACGCTGGCGCTCATCGCCGCGCTGTGGAGCGGACGCAAGCGCATCGCCGCGATCGCCCTGTGGTCGGGTCTCGGCGGAGCCATCAGCGCTCTCGGGCCCCTCGCATCCGGCTTCCTGTTGAGCGTCTTCGACTGGCACTCGGTGTTCCTCATGACGCCTCCGCTCGCCGCGCTGACGCTCGTGCTCGTGGTGGTGGTCGTGCCCGCGAAGGTGAACGAGGGCACCGAGCCCGTCGACAACCTCGGCGGGGTGCTGTCGGTGCTGCTCGTCGCCTCGCTCGTGCTCGCCATCAACTTCGCGGCGGTGCCGGGAGCCCAGCTGTTCTCGATCGTGCTCGGCTCGGTCGCCGTGCTCGCAGGGGTGGGGTTCGTGCTGCGTCAGCGGCGTGCGCCGAATCCGCTCTACGACCTGAGGGTGGCGGGGCGGCGCACCTTCTGGGTGGCCGCCGTGGCGGGAACCGTCGTGTTCGGGTCGCTCATGGGCGCCATGTACGTGGGGCAGCTCTTCCTGCAGAACGTGCTGGGCTACTCGGCGCTGGAGGCGGGGGCGTCCATCCTTCCCGCCGCCGTGACGATGACGCTCGCCTCGCCGGTGTCGAGCCGGCTGGTGCCACGCCTGGGTTCGCGGCTGGTGCTGCTGGCCGGCTTCGCCTGCTGCCTCCTCGCCTTCGTGGTGATGTACCTGTTCTGGGACGTGGGCGCCGGCTACCTCCCCGTGACGGTGGGCTACGCGTTCATCGGTCTCGGCGTCGGGCTGGCCGGCCCGCCGGCCTCGCGATCGCTCACCGACTCCGTGCCGGTGCTGAAGGCGGGCATGGCCTCGGGCACCTCCGACCTGCAGCGCGACCTCGGCGGGTCGGTGATGCAGTCGGTGCTCGGCGCCATCCTCACGGCGGGGTACGCGTCGGCGATCGCCTCCTCCATCGCCGCTGCGCCCGCAGCAGTTCGGAGTGAGATCTCGGGCAGCATCCAGACGCAGCTGCTCAAGTCGTTCGACGGCGCCATCGCCATCGCCGCGCAGTACCCGCAGTACTCCGACGGCATCGTGAAGGCCGCGAGGGAGTCGTTCCTCAGCGGCGCCGACTGGGCCTACCTCACCGGGATGGCCTTCATGGTCGTGGGCGCCGCCGTGGCGGTGCTGTTCTACCCGGGCCGCGATCGCGAACACGCCCTTCTCCGCGAGTACGCCGACGACGACGCGTGA
- a CDS encoding thymidine kinase has product MAKLYFRFGAMNSGKSTAMLQAAYNYEERGQTVLIAKPSIDTKGDRRIVSRLGVTRDADFLIGLDTELRAEFAALRRRELETTGHDVSCLLIDEAQFLTPAQVDDALRIAILDGVPVMAYGIRSDFQTEGFPGSIRLLEVAHSLEELKTICRCGRKAIFNARRIGDRYVFDGAQVAIDGEDVTYESLCGACYLEESNGVLGRV; this is encoded by the coding sequence GTGGCGAAACTGTATTTCCGGTTCGGGGCGATGAACAGCGGCAAGAGCACGGCCATGCTCCAGGCCGCCTACAACTACGAAGAGCGCGGCCAGACCGTACTCATCGCCAAACCCTCCATCGACACCAAGGGTGACCGTCGCATCGTCTCGCGGCTCGGTGTCACGCGCGACGCCGACTTTCTCATCGGGCTCGACACGGAGCTGCGCGCCGAGTTCGCCGCGCTCCGCCGGCGCGAACTCGAGACCACCGGGCACGATGTGAGCTGCCTCCTCATCGACGAGGCCCAGTTCCTCACCCCGGCGCAGGTCGACGACGCCCTCCGCATCGCCATCCTCGACGGTGTTCCCGTGATGGCGTACGGAATCCGCAGCGACTTCCAGACCGAAGGGTTCCCTGGCAGCATCCGTCTGCTCGAGGTCGCGCACAGCCTCGAAGAACTGAAGACCATCTGCCGCTGCGGCCGCAAGGCGATCTTCAACGCCCGACGCATCGGAGACCGCTACGTCTTCGACGGCGCCCAGGTCGCCATCGACGGGGAAGACGTGACGTACGAGTCGCTCTGCGGAGCCTGCTACCTCGAGGAGTCGAACGGGGTGCTCGGACGGGTGTGA
- a CDS encoding RidA family protein, translating to MSQVAAKLRELGIEIPTVSAPAGAYVPAVVSGNLVYTAGQLPFVGGALAVTGKVGEQPGLVSPVEAKALARTAALNALAAVESAIGSLDRVVRIVKVVGFVASDPSFSGQPGVINGASEFLGEVFGDRGVHARSAVGVAVLPLDSAVEVELIAEFA from the coding sequence GTGTCGCAGGTCGCCGCCAAGCTCCGCGAGCTCGGAATCGAGATCCCCACCGTCTCCGCGCCCGCGGGTGCGTACGTGCCGGCCGTCGTCTCGGGCAATCTCGTCTACACGGCGGGTCAGCTGCCCTTCGTCGGAGGAGCGCTCGCCGTCACCGGCAAGGTGGGCGAGCAGCCCGGCCTGGTGTCGCCCGTCGAGGCCAAGGCGCTCGCTCGCACCGCTGCGCTCAACGCGCTGGCCGCGGTCGAGAGTGCCATCGGGTCGCTCGACCGCGTCGTGCGCATCGTCAAGGTCGTGGGGTTCGTCGCCTCCGACCCCTCGTTCTCGGGTCAGCCCGGCGTCATCAACGGTGCGTCGGAGTTCCTCGGCGAGGTATTCGGTGACCGCGGCGTTCACGCCCGTTCGGCCGTCGGAGTCGCCGTCCTGCCGCTCGACTCGGCAGTCGAGGTGGAGCTCATCGCCGAGTTCGCCTGA
- a CDS encoding transglycosylase domain-containing protein has translation MSAIAGILVTAMVTPALAVTGIAANNSIGMFENLPSYIKPDALAEKTNIYATQSDGSPILLASVFEQNREEVGWDQINQFVKDAVIATEDPRFYSHGGVDIASTLRAAAGNALETSASGASTISMQYVRNIQVQKAESIQDEAQRDAAYEEATKTSIDRKLKEIKLAIGLEKEYSKDDILLGYLNIAPFGGRVYGIQSAAQYYFGVNASDLTLAQAASLIATVNEPNGLRIDDPDNIADNQARRDKDVLASMLKEHKITQAQYDEAIATPVTPNIVQPSTGCQTANAIAAGFFCDYVTHIVKNDEAFGPDEDTRWNNFKTGGYQIYTSLDVDLQNAAMAAMNANVPKVADFDLGSSLVTVQPGTGRVLAMVQNKDFSDDPEVTATNLGASAINYSTDYTYGGSTGFQVGSTYKIFTLAEWLKTGHSLGDIVNGSPGTLNLAQFKDSCTGGNGGTYSVKNDGGSNPGNVTVLNATANSVNLAYLRMAQKLDQCEIRKTAEAFGVHRADGNPLGENPADVLGTNEIAPLTMAAAFAAVANEGTYCSPIAIDKILDAEGNELPVPTSTCSQAVAPNIAATMITALEAVINSGTATASNPRDGIPHFGKTGTTDSEKDTWFVGASTELATAVWVGNVVGTVSIRNTSIDGQSGGNVRHSIWKQFMTDADGKYGGTEFPTADNTLVNGVQVQIPNLTGMSIDAARAALTAAGFDFDDGGVVDSTAKAGTVDSSSPSGTATKGSTVTVYTSNGELRTVPNLVGLSPDAAKSAVAAAGIDPSQVVFNGPSSGNAKVTGSSPSSGEPIRFGTDKLRITTKAG, from the coding sequence ATGAGCGCAATCGCGGGCATCCTGGTCACAGCAATGGTCACGCCCGCCCTCGCCGTCACCGGCATTGCCGCGAACAACTCGATCGGCATGTTCGAGAACCTCCCGAGCTACATCAAGCCGGATGCTCTTGCCGAGAAGACCAACATCTACGCCACCCAGAGCGATGGCTCCCCCATCCTGCTGGCCTCCGTGTTCGAGCAGAACCGCGAAGAGGTCGGGTGGGACCAGATCAACCAGTTCGTCAAAGACGCGGTGATCGCCACCGAAGACCCACGCTTCTACAGCCACGGCGGCGTCGACATCGCGTCGACCCTGCGCGCTGCGGCGGGCAACGCGCTCGAGACCAGCGCCAGCGGTGCGTCGACCATCTCGATGCAGTACGTGCGCAACATCCAGGTGCAGAAGGCCGAGTCCATCCAGGACGAGGCCCAGCGCGACGCCGCCTACGAGGAGGCGACGAAGACGAGCATCGACCGCAAGCTGAAGGAGATCAAGCTCGCGATCGGCCTCGAGAAGGAGTACTCGAAAGACGACATCCTCCTCGGCTACCTCAACATCGCCCCGTTCGGTGGCCGTGTCTACGGCATCCAGTCGGCGGCTCAGTACTACTTCGGGGTGAACGCCTCCGACCTCACGCTCGCCCAGGCCGCGAGCCTCATCGCCACGGTGAACGAGCCCAACGGCCTGCGCATCGACGACCCCGACAACATCGCCGACAACCAGGCACGTCGCGACAAGGACGTGCTGGCGTCGATGCTCAAGGAGCACAAGATCACCCAGGCGCAGTACGACGAGGCGATCGCCACCCCGGTGACGCCGAACATCGTGCAGCCCTCCACGGGTTGCCAGACGGCCAACGCCATCGCCGCAGGCTTCTTCTGCGACTACGTGACGCACATCGTGAAGAACGACGAGGCGTTCGGTCCCGACGAAGACACCAGGTGGAACAACTTCAAGACCGGTGGCTACCAGATCTACACCAGCCTCGACGTCGACCTGCAGAACGCGGCGATGGCGGCGATGAACGCGAATGTTCCGAAGGTCGCCGACTTCGACCTCGGCTCGTCGCTCGTCACCGTGCAGCCGGGCACCGGCCGCGTGCTGGCCATGGTGCAGAACAAGGACTTCAGCGACGACCCCGAGGTCACCGCGACGAACCTCGGCGCCAGTGCCATCAACTACAGCACCGACTACACCTACGGCGGTTCGACAGGGTTCCAGGTGGGCTCGACCTACAAGATCTTCACCCTCGCCGAGTGGCTGAAGACCGGTCACTCCCTGGGTGACATCGTCAACGGCTCCCCCGGCACGCTCAACCTGGCGCAGTTCAAAGACAGCTGCACGGGCGGCAACGGCGGCACCTACTCGGTGAAGAACGACGGTGGCTCGAACCCCGGCAACGTGACCGTGCTGAACGCCACCGCGAACTCGGTGAACCTCGCCTACCTCCGCATGGCGCAGAAGCTCGACCAGTGCGAGATCCGCAAGACCGCCGAGGCCTTCGGCGTTCACCGCGCCGACGGCAACCCGCTCGGCGAGAACCCGGCCGACGTGCTGGGCACCAACGAGATCGCTCCGCTCACCATGGCCGCCGCGTTCGCCGCCGTCGCGAACGAGGGCACCTACTGCTCGCCCATTGCGATCGACAAGATCCTCGACGCGGAGGGCAACGAGCTGCCCGTTCCCACCTCGACCTGCTCGCAGGCCGTGGCCCCGAACATCGCGGCGACGATGATCACCGCGCTCGAAGCCGTGATCAACAGCGGTACGGCGACGGCATCGAACCCGCGTGACGGCATCCCGCACTTCGGCAAGACCGGTACCACCGACTCCGAGAAGGACACCTGGTTCGTCGGCGCCTCGACCGAGCTCGCCACCGCGGTCTGGGTGGGCAACGTCGTGGGCACGGTCTCGATCCGCAACACCTCCATCGACGGCCAGAGCGGCGGCAACGTCAGGCACAGCATCTGGAAGCAGTTCATGACCGATGCCGACGGCAAGTACGGGGGCACCGAGTTCCCGACCGCCGACAACACCCTGGTCAACGGCGTGCAGGTGCAGATCCCGAACCTCACCGGTATGTCGATCGACGCGGCGCGGGCTGCTCTCACGGCAGCGGGCTTCGACTTCGATGACGGCGGAGTCGTCGACTCGACGGCGAAGGCCGGCACGGTCGACAGCAGCTCGCCGAGCGGCACCGCCACCAAGGGTTCGACGGTCACCGTGTACACCTCGAACGGTGAGCTGCGCACGGTTCCGAACCTCGTGGGCCTCAGCCCCGATGCGGCGAAGTCCGCCGTGGCGGCAGCCGGCATCGACCCCTCGCAGGTGGTCTTCAACGGCCCCTCGAGCGGCAACGCCAAGGTGACGGGTTCGTCTCCGAGTTCGGGTGAGCCGATCCGCTTCGGCACCGACAAGCTGAGAATCACCACGAAGGCCGGCTGA
- a CDS encoding VOC family protein: MKLNRVHHIAVIASDYERSKAFYLDVLGCTLLSEVYRAERDSWMGDLALNGQYLIELFSFPDPPARPTRPEALGLRHLAFEVDSVADARAELLGKGVACEELRVDPHTGKAMMFFADPDGLPLELYEA, translated from the coding sequence ATGAAGCTGAATCGTGTGCACCACATCGCGGTGATCGCGAGCGACTACGAGCGCTCGAAGGCCTTCTACCTCGACGTGCTCGGGTGCACGCTGCTCAGCGAGGTCTACCGCGCCGAGCGCGACTCGTGGATGGGGGACCTCGCCCTGAACGGCCAGTACCTCATCGAGCTGTTCTCCTTCCCCGACCCGCCCGCGAGGCCCACGCGCCCCGAGGCCCTCGGTCTCCGCCACCTCGCGTTCGAGGTCGACTCTGTGGCCGATGCGCGGGCGGAGCTGCTCGGCAAGGGCGTCGCCTGCGAGGAGCTCCGCGTCGACCCGCACACCGGCAAGGCCATGATGTTCTTCGCCGACCCCGACGGCCTCCCGCTCGAGCTCTACGAGGCCTGA